The nucleotide window GTGGTCTGTAATGATTAAATCTATGCCGCGCTTTTGACATATCGCAGATGCCTCGATTGCTGAGATGCCATTGTCGACTGTAATTATAAGCGAAGTACGTTCATCTATCTCATCAAGCATCTCAGCGCTTAATCCGTAGCCGTCTTTAAAGCGATTTGGTATGCGTACGCTGTAATTACTCACCCCCAGTGCGTCAAAAAACTCACTCACTATTACGCTACTTACCACGCCGTCTACGTCATAATCCCCGACAACGAGCATGCACTCATCACGCTCTATCGCCTCTTTTATACGAAACGCGGCCTTGTAGATGTCCTTTAGCGCAGTGGGCGTGGGTATGTCGCATAGCTTTTTATGTAGGTCTTTGGCAAATCTGCTCTCAAGCTGCGCTTTAATATCTGCTTTTTTTAACATTGCTTGTTATCAAGGCACGCACTGATAAAGCCCAGTATCGCTGGATTTGGCTTAGTTAGGCGTGAGGTAAACTCAGGGTGAAACTGCACGCCAAGGAAAAATGGGTGCTTTGCTATCTCAACTGCCTCTATTAGCCCATTGCTCTCGCCACTTACACTCATGCCAGCCGCCTCGAAGCTAGCGCGATAGTCTGGGTTTGCCTCATATCGATGGCGGTGGCGTTCTTTTATGGTTTTGGCATTTTCGTAGGTCTTAGCAAGTAGGCTATTTGGCTTTACATCGCACTCATATCCGCCAAGGCGCATAGTCCCACCAAGCGGGCTTTGGTGCGTGCGTAGCTGCTTTGCGCCGCTTGCGTCTATAAAGCTGTCGATTAGATAGATGATAGGATTTGCACAGTCTTTGTTAAATTCCACCGAATTTGCATCCTCTAGCCCTAGGACGTTGCGCGCAAACTCAATAAGCGCTAGTTGCATCCCCAGACAAATTCCAAGATATGGGATATTATTTTCTCTAGCGTAGCGGATAGCCTCTATTTTGCCACTCACTCCACGCTCACCAAAGCCACCAGCAACGAGTACCCCATCTACATCACGAAGCAGCTCATCGACATTGCTAGCGTCTATTTTCTCACTGTCGCACCATTTTAAATTTATCCTGCTATCCAGCGTCGCACCAGCGTGGATAATGCTCTCTGTTAGGCTTTTATAGCTCTCTTTTAAATCCACGTATTTACCCACAAAGGCTATCGTCGTCTCCTTTGTCGGAGAGATTATGCGCTTTACTAGACTATCCCACTGCGCCATATCGGGCTTAAGCTCGCCAAGGTCGAGTATATCGGCAATAGGTGTGAGTATATCCTGACGCAAAAACGAAAGTGGAATTTGATATATGCTAGCAGCGTCAAGGCTTTCAATCACGCAGTTTCGCTCCACTCCACAACTAGCTGCGATTTTGTCTTTTAAATCGCGGCTTAGCGGCATTTCGCTGCGACAAATTATCATATCTGGGCTTATGCCGATACGGCGTAGCTCGCCCACGCTGTGCTGGGTTGGCTTAGTTTTTAGCTCCCCTGCGACTTTGATGTAAGGCACGAGCGTTAAATGCACGGTCATGGCGCGCTTTTTACCTACCTCTGCCCTAAGCGCTCGTATAGCCTCAAGAAATGGCAGCCCCTCGATGTCGCCCACCGTTCCGCCGATTTCGACTATGAGTATGTCCTTGCCCTCGCCTGCTTTTTTAATACGGCGGACAATTTCGCCCACGATGTGAGGGATAACTTGTATCGTTTTGCCTAGGTAGTCGCCCCGCCTTTCTCGCTCGATTACCGAGCTATAAACTCGCCCTGTGGTGAAGTTATTATCCTGGCTTAGGCTCTCGTCTAAAAATCGCTCGTAGTGTCCTAGGTCTAGGTCGGTCTCGGCTCCGTCATCGGTTACGAAGACTTCGCCGTGTTCTAGCGGGCTCATCGTGCCAGGGTCGACGTTGATATATGGGTCAGCTTTTAGTATGCTTACCTTTAGCCCAGAGTGTTTAAGCAAAGTGGCGATACTAGCTGCGGCTATGCCTTTGCCAAGCGAGCTAAGCACCCCACCTGTAACGAAAATATACTTTGTCTGCATTAGTTTTTCCTTAAATTTATTTTTATTAAGGCGATTATAGCCTTTTTGAGATTAATAGCACTTTAGGCAAAGAGCTTTTGCTTTATGTTTTAAATTAAAAAAGATTTTGATATTTAATCTTATTTTAAATAAAATTTTACTAATATTTCAAGTACATTATATTTTTATTTAAAGGATATTTGTGATGAAAAAAATATTAGCAGCTTCTTTGGTTTTTGCATTATTGACACCCACGGTTACACTTGCAGACAACTATGTAAACAAACAAGAAAGAGCTTTACCAGCTGTATTATGGGGACTTGGTGCAACCTTTACTGGTATAGCCAATGCACCAGATATAGGCGGTTCAACATTTTCATCTAAATTTGATTATTATTCGCAATGGTTTTTTAGAGATTTAATAGGAAGCTGGTGGGACAGAAATTTTTAATGATTGAAGTCATGGAAATTGTATTTAGATTTATCATTGGCGCTTTGTGGATTTTGTCTGATTTTTTCTTTTTGGGATTTAGGGGCTTTAAACAGCTAGAAAGCGTTAAATTTAAAAGACTAGCTTTTTACATTTTCTTTTTTGGGGTGCTTTTTGGATTTTTATACCCACCGCTTGCTATTATCCTTTTTCCAGCTAGCCTAGTCTGCCTTTGCTACTTGCTTTTTCATATGGTAAAAATCAAGCTAAAAGGAGGCTTATGACATATTTAAATTTTTTAAACGAATGCGCCAAAGATACGCAAAAAGAGCAAATGATTTAATCGTTTATTATAATAACCACAAGGCATTATCAAAACAAAGGCTAGCCACTTAGGCTAGCACAGTTTAAACGCCCTATTTTGCCTGCCTAGCAAGCTCTATTAGCTCCTTGCCGATAACTGGCTCAAACTGCTCATAAACCACCGCCATAGCCTCCTGCCACTGCTTTCGCTGCTGCTCGTTTAGCTCATAAATTTCAAGCTTTTTAGAGCTTGCGGCGTACTCTTTTAGCTCATTTAGCATACGCTCATTATCCACATCAGTCTGCGCCCTCTCATACTCCGTCGCCTCGTCCATCGCCTGCGTAAAAGCGCGCTTTAGCTCATCAGGCAAGCCACGCCAAAACTTCGCACTCACTATCACAAGCGAGCCTAAATATCCGTGCTGAGTTAGGCTTAAGCGGTTTTGGACTTCGTAAAATTTGGAGTTGTAAAAATTTGATAGTGGGTTTTCCGTAGCGTCCACTACGCCTTGCGAAAGTGCTGAGTAAACTTCAGAAAACGGCAGTATCTGTGGGCTTGCGCCCATAGCCTTAATCTGCGCTTCAAGCACCTTTGAGCTTTGTATGCGAAACTTATGTCCCACTGCGTCCTTTGGCGTTATGATAGGCACGTCATTTGAGCTAAAATCCTTAAGCCCCGCATCCCAGTACCTAAACGGCACAAAGCCCTTTTTGGCTATCATAGCCTTTAGCTGCTTGCCAGCCTCTCCGTCAGTCGCTGCACGCACGTGAGAGAGATCTCGAAACAAAAACGGCAGATCAAAAAGCGCAAACTCAGGCACTATGGGGCTAAATTTCGCAAGGCTTGGCACAGCTATTTGGACGTTATTTAGCTTTAGCGCGACAAAGACCTTATCGTCATTATAAAGCTGGGCTGAGTGATACACCTGCACCTTTATCCTCCCACCACTTAGCTCGTTTACACGCTTTGCAAAATACTCTGCCGCCTTGCCTTTTGGCGTACTTGCGGCGGTTACTTGGCTAAATTTCACCACATACTCTTTTGCTTGTAAATTTATTAGCAAAAGAGCAAAAATCATAAAAATATATCTCATAAAAATCTCCTTTTACAGCTTTTAGAATATACAAAAATGGTGCTTTTTGTATAAATTTAACACCTAAAATGGCAAGAAATAGACAAAAAGTGTGTAAAAATGAAATATTATTTATTTACAAAACTACTTTAAAGCAAATATATATTAAACTAAGCAAAATAAATTTTAAAGGAGAGAGCTATGAGACTTGGGATTTTGGGTGCTGGAAATGTCGGCGATAGCGTGGCTTACGTGGCACTTTCGCAGGGGCTAGCTAGGCAGATTTTAATAAATGACATAAACCAAACTAGAGCCAAAAGCGTAGTGGCTGATGTAAATGACGCTAGGGGCTTTGTGGTGGGCTTTAGCGAGTGCGTACTGGCTAGTTTAGAGGAGCTAGCCACCTGCGATATCATAGTCATAAGCACAGGCAAAATCGTAGCCAACGCCGACCGCCTAGCCGAGCTTGAATACAACAAAGCTCAAATGCTAGCTACCGTGCCTGCTATTATGAAAGCTGGCTTTAACGGTAAATTTATAGTCATCTCAAACCCCTGCGACATCATAAGCTACCTAGTCTTTAAGCTCTCAGGCTTGCCGTATCAAAGCGTCATCGGCACTGGCACTGGACTAGATAGCGCTAGGCTTAGTCTGTGCCTAGCCGATAAGCTAAACCTAGCGACTAAAAGCGTAAACGCAGTCGTGCTAGGCGAGCATGGAGATAGCCAGTTTGCGGCATTTTCTCAAAGCTTTATAGGGCAGCAAAGGCTAGATGAATATCTAGCCCAAAGCGGAGCGAAGCTCGATTTAGACGCCATAGAGGACGAAGCTAGGCAAAGAGGGCATGAGATCTGCGCTGGCAAAGGCTGCACCCAGTACGGCATAGCAAACACCGCAAACCGCCTAATCCGCGCCCTAAAAGACGATAGCGACGAGATTTTCTGCGTTAGCACATTAATGCAGGGCGAGTATGGCCTAGAGGGGCTTTACGTCTCCACGCCTTGCAAAATCGGCGCGGACGGCGTTAAAGAGAAAATAGCGCTAAGTCTAAACGAAGCCGAGCGCAAAAAGCTAGCGCACTCAGCGCAGATAATAAAAGCCAAAATAGCCCAGCTAGGGCTTTAAGGCACTTATAGGCGCATAAAAGTGGGGCAAGACACAATCTCCTAGAAGCAAACCGCTGCCCTACCCTAGACATTATTGCACTACTTTAAGCGCAAAATCTAGCTTTAATGGGCTGGCTTTTACGCCCTATTCTGCCCTTTTTTCAAGTCCTTTTACCATGCGACAGCACTTCTTATTAAGCAAATCCTAAAAAAGGGGGCTTATACAATAACCGTAAATCGTAATTTTATTAGCTTTAAATTTAACTATAAAAGGATAAAAATGAAAAAGTTAGTTTTATTTTCTGTTTTGGCTAGTTTTGCTTTGGCTGAAAATTCGCTTTCACCGAGAGTAGTGGAAGCTCTAACTCCTGCTGTTACTGGAGATTATAAAAAACTTTCGAATTATCTAACAAGCTCTGTAATGATACAAAGGCTTCAAAAGATGATAGAGCTTTGGGTTGTGGGTTTGTAGCAAAATTTTATCAAAATGGACAAGGAGTAGAGCAAAATGAAGCAAAAAAGTATCAATTTCACAAAAAAGCTTGCGATATAGCCCCGAATAATGCAATTGACTGCTTTAATGCTGGTGTCGCTTATGACTATGGAAAATATGGCTTTAAACAAAATAAAAAAGAAGCGACTAGGTATTATAAACTAGCTTGTGAGAATAAAAAAGAGATAAATTATGAAGCTTGCTATAATTTGGGAAATTTTTACTATAACAGCGAAGGAGTTAAGCAAGACATATCAAAAGCAAAATATCTATACAGCTTAGCTTGTAATTATGTAGAAGCGGCTTGTTATAATCTAATAAAATAAGGAAATCTATGGCACGCTAGAGCATATATGCAATCGGCGTGCAAACTCGGGGTTTCTCAGGCTTGCAATTAATATTAATTCAAGTGTTTGGGATTATCAAATCTCAAGCACCTAAATTAAACAAAAATTAAACTTAAATTTTAATCTACATTTTTATGCTTATAAAACCAAACCTTAAGAGTAAATTTTATAAAATCCCAAAATGTTTACTAAAATTTTCAAATTTTACCTTGACGGCTTTAGAACGATGAGTCTGGGGCGGCGGCTGTGGGCGATAATCATCATAAAACTAGCCGTAATTTTGGGCGTTTTAAAGCTCTTTATCTACGACGAAAGTCTAAATACAAAATTCAAAACCGACGCACAAAAGGGCGATTTTGTGCTTGAGAGTTTAACAAAGGATAGATGATGGCAGAACTTGCTAGCGTGGATCTGTCGCGACTTCAGTTTGCGATTACGGCACTTTATCACTTTCTTTTCGTTCCGCTGACGCTGGGGCTTAGCTTTATCGTGGCGATTATGGAGAGCATTTATGTCAAAACTGGCTCCGAGCAGTGGCTAAGGATCACCCATTTTTGGCTTAAGCTTTTTGGGATAAATTTCGCTATCGGCGTGGCGACTGGGATTATTATGGAGTTTGAGTTTGGCACGAACTGGGCGAATTACAGCTGGTTTGTGGGCGATATTTTCGGCGCTCCGCTTGCCATTGAGGGGCTGCTTGCCTTTTTCCTTGAAGCGACGTTTTTTGCGGTGATGTTTTTTGGCTGGGGCAAGGTGAGCAAGGGCTTTCACCTGCTTTCAAGCTGGCTTGTGGCGATTGGCTCAAATTTAAGCGCGATGTGGATACTAATCGCAAACGGCTGGATGCAGTATCCTGTGGGTATGAGCTTTAACCCAGAGACTGCAAGAATGGAGATGGATAGCTTTTTAGAAGTGGCACTAAATCCAGTTGGCATTGTTAAATTCCTACACACTATTACAAGCGGCTATGTTATCGCCGCACTTTTTGTCCTTGGCATTTCTGCCTGGTATCTGCTTAAAAAGCAACACTTTGAAATGGCGAAAAAATCAATGGTCGTCGCAGCTAGCTTTGGGATAATCTCAAGCGGATTTTTGCTGCTTAGCGGGGATGAGAGTGCCTATTTAGTCGCAAAGCATCAGCCTATGAAGTTAGCGGCTATGGAGGGGCTATATAGGGGCGAGGAGAGGCAGGGGCTAGTCGCCTTTGGCGTGCTAAATCCTGATAAAAAACCAGGCGATGATGAGCCTGTGTTTTTGGCAAATATCGAAGTGCCTTATATGCTAAGCCTGCTAGCAAAACGCAACATAAATGAATTTGTCCCAGGCATTGATCAGCTTGTATTTGGCGATAAGCAGCGTGGGATAATGAGCGTGGGGGAGAAAATGCTCCTAGGCGCCCAAGCCCTAGACGCTTTAAGGGAGTTTAAAAAGGCCAAAAGCGAAGGCGATACGCAGGCGATGAGCGAGGCTAAAAGCGAGCTAGAGACAAACTGGCGCTACATCGGCTACGGCTATCTGAAAAACCCAGCCAAAGCCGTCCCGCCAGTGGCTACTACGTTTTACGCTTTTCATATAATGGTCGCTCTTGGGTCGCTTTTTGTGGGGCTATTTTTTGTCGTGCTTTATCTTGCGATGGCAAACCGCATTGAGAAATTTAAAAATATCCTGCGAGCCTGCGTCGCCTGTATTCCGCTAGGATATGTCGCAGCAGAAGCTGGCTGGGTCGTGGCAGAAGTGGGTCGCCAGCCCTGGGCGGTGCAGGATCTCCTACCTGTAGGCGTAGCAGCGACAAACCTAGCTAGCACGAGCGTGGGTGTGTCGATAGCTCTTTTTATCCTGCTTTTTACCACGCTTTTAATAGCCGAAGTACGCATAATGCTAAGTGCGATAAAAAAGGGGTTTTAGATGGATTTGCAAATTTATTGGTGGTGCGTACTAAGCCTGCTTGGCGGACTTTTTGTCTTTATGCTCTTTGTGGGTGGGGGTCAGAGCCTGCTTTTTTGTGTGGGGTGGGACGAGACGGCAAAGGATCTAATCATCAACGCCCTTGGGCGAAAGTGGGAGCTTAGCTTTACTACGCTTGTGATGTTTGGCGGGGCGGCGTTTGCGGCGTTTCCGCTGTTTTATGCGAGCTATTTTGGTGGGGCTTACTGGCTGTGGCTTGCTATACTTTTTTGCTTTATCGTGCAGGCTGTAAGCTACGAATACCGCAAGAAAAAGAGCAACTTTTTGGGTCAGCGCACATACGAAGCCTTTCTTGTCATTAACGGCACTCTTGGGACGTTTTTAATAGGCGTAACTCTTTCAGCGCTCTTTGGCGGAGCGGAGTTTAGCCTGAGTGAGATGAGATTTGTAAGCTGGGATAGTCCGTGGCGTGGGCTTGAGCTTTTAGCCAGTCCTAGCTACTGGCTTTTGGGGCTTGCGCTCATTTTCCTTTCACGCCTTGGTGGGGCTATGTATTTTATAAACCGCATAGATGAGCCAAATTTGGTAGCAAAATGCGCTAGCATAATCCGCAAAGAAGCAGCCCTGTTTTTGCTATTTTTCCTGGGCTTTATGGGGGTATTTTTTAGCGCAAATGGCTACTATTTAGACGCCACGAGTGGTGAAATTTTAAGCCGTCCGTATGCCTTGGCTTTAAGCTTAATAAGCCTGCCAGTCCTTGGGGTGTGCTTTGTGCTGGGCGTGGTGGGCGTGCTAGCTAGCGTGTGGCTGGGGGCTAGGGCTAGCAAAGTGGCGATATGGGCGTATGGCGTGGGCTGCGTGCTCGTTGGCTTTGCTTTATTAGCGGCGGCTGGGCTTGGTGGGGCGGCGTTTTTTGCATCCACATCTCACCCTGCTAGCTCGCTACATATCTACAACGCAAGCTCGAGCCCCTACACCCTAGGCGTGATGGCGTGGGTGAGCCTATTAGTGCCATTTGTGCTTGCTTACATCGCCTACGTCTGGCGTGCGCTTGAGCGCGAGCAGGTAAGCAAGGCCGAGCTAGAAAGCAGCGAGCATAAATACTAAGGAGCGAGAATGACCGAGAGTTTGATATTTTTAGGGCTTTGGATAGCGGCGCTGTATCTGGGATATAAATTTACCCACATAAATATCAACCAACTAGAAAAATACCCTGACGTTTACTTCAAAGACGAGTAAAAATCAAAATGGAGCGGTTTATCGCTCCAAAATTTATTCATAAATTTAAAACTGGCACACTTTTTGCTTATACTCTCACAAAAATGCAAAAAGGATAAACTATGATGCGCTCACTCTGGTCTGGCGTCAGCGGACTACAAGCTCACCAAATCGCAATGGACGTAGAGGGTAATAACATCTCAAACGTCAACACCGTAGGTTATAAATACAACCGTGCGAACTTCGCTGATATGCTAAGCCAAACCCCACGCGTCGCCACAGCCCCACAAGGCGCTCTAGGCGGACAAAACGGCATGCAAATAGGTCTTGGCACAGGCATAAACTCAACCACTCGCATTTTCAGCCAAGGCACTCTGCAAAGTACCGATAAAAACACCGATATGGCGATACAGGGTAATGGATTTTTCATCGTTAGTCCAGACGGCGGCAAGACTAGGCTATACACTAGAAACGGCGACTTTTTGCGTGATAAGGTCGGAAACTTCGTAAATAACAGTGGCTACATCGTCCAAGGCTGGAGCAGGGACGATGAGACTGGCGAGATAGATAGCACCGCGCCAATTCGTGATATCGTGATAAAAGAAGGCTTAACGATGCCAGCGCGTGCGACGACATTTTTAAAAGTCAAAGGCAACCTAGACAGCGGTAATGACATCGGCAATCAATCTAGCCCAGTGTACGCGCTAGATCAGTTTCACCTAGCATATGATGAAAACGGCAACGACCGCGTCTATCAGGTAGATCCAGTAACTGGCGCAGTAATAACAGCACCCATACCAGGCACACAACCACCACAAAATGCTCCAGTCTACGAACCAGGCGAGGAGCATGTAGAAAATGACGTCAATCAAAATAAATTCTACACCAACGCCAAAAATCAGCAAGTCATAACAGACCGTGGCGTAAACATGGGCGTGATATTTGACGAGCAGGGTAATGGTGTGAGTCTACGTGACGGACAAGGTCTATGGATAAGCTACGCAAATGCCGAAACAAAGCCCATGACTATAGGCTCAGCTGATCCAAACACCATGGGGCAATTACAACAAGCCAGTACTCTAGATATAAACCTAAACGGCACTCGTATACGCTCAGTTGCTGGCGAGGTAACGCACATATCTGACGTCGCACGCCTAATAAATGAAAAACAGAGCGAAACAGGCGTACAAGCCGTAGTAAGCGCAGGTAATCAACTCACACTAATAAATTATAATAACTCAAACACCACAGCAAAGACTAAAAACATACACCTCCAAGTAAACACAAACGGTACTCAGGGGCTAAACCCAGCTGGCTCAAATAGCGTGCAGGGCATCACAGGGCAAAACATCATCACAGCCTATCAATACACCTACTCATCATCGCCAATAGCCACGACATATCAGTATGATGATAGCATAGCGCGCCGCTTTACGACGACTGAGGATTTGCGCGCTGCTATGATGGAGGACGCTCAAAAATGGACAAACTATAATCACGAAACATATACCGATACAAATGCCTTTGTGGCTTCGCAGGCAGCTTCAGCGGCTGGTACGACTGAAGCGACTAAAAATTTAAACGACGGAGTGGTCTTTACCGTTACAAAAGACGGACGCTACCAGCTAGAAAATCCAAAAAGCGGCACCGATGATAGAACTATAAATTTAAGCATCACAGGGCTTACAAAAGAGGGTGACGGCGCAAACCAAGCAATTAGCGAAAACCAGCGCCTAAAAAATATGCTAAGTCCGCTCTCTGGCTCGCTAAGCCCAGGGCAAGCTATCCGCACAAGTGGCAAGATGATGATGGCTAGCCACGGTAGCACAGTAGAGATTTATGACTCACTAGGCTCAAAACACGAGATAAGCCTGCAATGGAGAAAGGTCGGAATGACAACAGACGGCGGCACCGAGTGGAGCCTACTAATCCAAGTGCCTGAGCCTGCGGAGATAAACTTTAGCGGCGTGGGACCAAAAAACGCAGTAACTGGCTCAATGAGATTTAATGCGGACGGCTCGCTAGCTAGCTTTTATCCAGCTGGGATTACATTTACAGCTAATAACGGCTCTTTGCCAGGGCAAAACATCCAGCTTGATTTTGGCATGGGGACGGATTTTAACGGTATGACGAGCTTTGATAAAGACTCCACAACCCAAAGCACGAGCCAAGACGGCTATGACGGCGGTATATTAAAAGATCTAAAAGTCGACGAAAATGGCGTGATAATAGGCGCATTTAGTAACGGCAACAGCTACGGTCTAGCGCAGGTAGCGATGGCTACGTTTACAAATAATGAGGGGCTTGAAGCGCAGGGTGATAATGTCTTTAAAGAGACAGCAAACAGCGGTCAAGCAGTAATCGGCACAGCTGGTACAGGGGATCGTGGCAAGATAGCCGCAGCTAAGCTAGAAGCCTCTAACGTCGATTTAAGCCGCTCGCTAACTGAGCTAATCGTAATCCAAAGGGGCTTTCAAGCCAACTCTAAAACGATAACTACAAGCGATGAAATGCTAAACACCCTACTACAGCTTAAAAATTAAGGCATTAAAGTGGTAAAAGAGCGCATAGAAATAATATCTAAAAGGCTAGAAATAATAAAAGTAAAATTTCTAGCCTACTGCGCTAGTGCTGGCTGGATTTGGAATTATGTAGCCAAAGAAGATGATTTAAAGACATTTTTTGGTATTATTAACGTCGCACTGATTTTTATATTTTTGGTTGGAATTTGTGGCAGTGCTTTAAAATTTTTGGCTCTTGATAAATGAGCTAAAAGAGCTGAATTTGGAAATAAAAGGGAAAGAAAATGGGGACAATCGGTAGCGCAATAGCTTCATCGGCTGTAATTTTGGGCTTTTTAACTGGTTTTTTATACTTTAAATACATCAAAAAAATGGATATTAAATTTATGGATTTATTATAGTTTTATCTCTCAAATTTAAAAGCTATCAACTAGCCCTAAAAAAGCTAGAAAACGAGCTAAACAAAGGAGAATAAAATGAAAGAGCCAACAATAGGAAGCGCTATCGCATCTGGCATAGTGATTTTTTCTAAAATTTAAGGAGAGATTTTATCTGCTTTTAAGCCATTATAAATGATAATACAAATCAAAAATCTTAAGGAGAAAGTATGAAAAAAATCTTTATTTCACTTGCACTTTTAGCAGCTGGTACGCTAAGCGCGGCTACACTTGATGCGGCTAATGCTAGCGTTAAATTTGAAGGATACAAGCTAGCGAATAAAACAGCTGTGCCTGGCACTTTTAAGGACGTGGAGTTTAGCTTTCCGACGACTGATGGCAGTATAGAGAGCATTTTAAAGGGTGCTAGCGCAAAGATTGATTTTAACAAAATCGACACAAAACTTCCCGTAAGAAACCAAAATATCATAAATAAGCTGGTTAAATTTATGAAAACTCCGCAGATCGTGGCTACATTTGAAAACGTAAAAGGCGATGATAAAGCAGGAGAAATCGACGCTAAAATAAGCCTAAATGGCGAGACTAAACCAGTCGCACTAAAATATAGCGTAGAAAATGGCGTACTAAAGGCTAGTGGCGTGATAAACCAGCTTGATTTTATGCCTGAAGCTTTTGATAAATTTAAAACCGACAAAGTAATCCAAGGACTTCACGGCAAACTAACCCACCCAGAAGTTACCATCATCTTTGAAGCGCCAGTAAAATAGCGCCTCCTAATAATCAAAGCTGCGCACTTAAGATAAAGTTGCGTGGCTGTTTAAATAGCGTTATAAATTTATATGATTTTTGTTTTAGCTATTTTTTGCTAAACTCACGCAAAAAATCAAAGGAAATACTATGCAAGTCTCACTCCTAACCCACACCCCGCTAAACGTCTGCTCTCACGCCATTCGCACCTGCTGGCAGAGCTTTGAGCGTGGCGATAATGGCGGCGAAAAAGACATAGAGCTAATCGATAGAGTGGGGAATAAATTTAAACACGCCTCCACGCTTGAGCACCTGCACTATAGCTTTTACATTCAAGGTATCAGCCGCGCTTGCTTGCAAGAACTCGCCCGCCACCGAATGGCAAGCCTAAGCGTCAAATCCACGCGCTACACGCTAAAAGAGCTAAAAAATGAGCCAAGCTTTTATGGCGATGATGGCGATGCCAACCTAGCCCGAGCCGCCCAGTATATCGTCCTAACAGGCAACGAGCTAGTTGATGCTATGAGTGTGGCTGCACTTGAAAACCTACGTAGCGTGCTGGCAAACACCACAACGAGCCTTGATATAGTCAAATACTGCCTGCCAGAGTGCTACCGCACGGAGCTAACGTGGAGCATAAACGCAAGGGCGTTGCAAAACTTTTTAAGCCTTAGAAGCTCAAAGTCAGCCCTGTGGGAGATTAGGGATCTTGCCCACTCCATTTATGAGGCTCTGCCAGAGGAGCATAAGTTTATCTTCGCCCAGTGTCTGAGTGAAAACGGCTAAAAATCTTTTATAAGATGGTGCTGTTTTTAATTATAAATTTAAGCCCAATGCCACTAATTTGTGTTCGTAGCATTTAGCGTTACCATTCCTGCCTTCTCAGCACGATTTTTAGCGCTTGATATAGCAGTAGACGTTTTTGTGCCGCAAATACCTTCCTGCGCCGCAAATGAATAAATTACACAAAGCCTAAAAGAGAGCCGCTCTTGCGTGGCTTAGGCTTGCCTTTTAATTTTTTCGTTTTCTATGCACACGCCAAAAAGCGAGCAAGTAAATAAATTTATCTTAGCCCACTGGATCTGGGCGGCGGCTTAGAATATACTTTGCCACGTTTCTGCGAAGTGAGTAAAAAGGCAGCTTTTTAACGTCAAATTTAACCACCTTTGCTTTTCTGCTTCTCTCGGTAGTTATGTTTGAAATACTTTCATCATTTGAGCTAAAAATAGGATAATAAAAAATTCTAGCATTTTCAAAACACAAAGGTTCATAAAAATCGCTAATACAAGGCGCATTTTCATACTGCTTTAAAAGCACTTTTGCACTATCTTTG belongs to Campylobacter sp. 19-13652 and includes:
- a CDS encoding cytochrome ubiquinol oxidase subunit I, encoding MAELASVDLSRLQFAITALYHFLFVPLTLGLSFIVAIMESIYVKTGSEQWLRITHFWLKLFGINFAIGVATGIIMEFEFGTNWANYSWFVGDIFGAPLAIEGLLAFFLEATFFAVMFFGWGKVSKGFHLLSSWLVAIGSNLSAMWILIANGWMQYPVGMSFNPETARMEMDSFLEVALNPVGIVKFLHTITSGYVIAALFVLGISAWYLLKKQHFEMAKKSMVVAASFGIISSGFLLLSGDESAYLVAKHQPMKLAAMEGLYRGEERQGLVAFGVLNPDKKPGDDEPVFLANIEVPYMLSLLAKRNINEFVPGIDQLVFGDKQRGIMSVGEKMLLGAQALDALREFKKAKSEGDTQAMSEAKSELETNWRYIGYGYLKNPAKAVPPVATTFYAFHIMVALGSLFVGLFFVVLYLAMANRIEKFKNILRACVACIPLGYVAAEAGWVVAEVGRQPWAVQDLLPVGVAATNLASTSVGVSIALFILLFTTLLIAEVRIMLSAIKKGF
- a CDS encoding CTP synthase yields the protein MQTKYIFVTGGVLSSLGKGIAAASIATLLKHSGLKVSILKADPYINVDPGTMSPLEHGEVFVTDDGAETDLDLGHYERFLDESLSQDNNFTTGRVYSSVIERERRGDYLGKTIQVIPHIVGEIVRRIKKAGEGKDILIVEIGGTVGDIEGLPFLEAIRALRAEVGKKRAMTVHLTLVPYIKVAGELKTKPTQHSVGELRRIGISPDMIICRSEMPLSRDLKDKIAASCGVERNCVIESLDAASIYQIPLSFLRQDILTPIADILDLGELKPDMAQWDSLVKRIISPTKETTIAFVGKYVDLKESYKSLTESIIHAGATLDSRINLKWCDSEKIDASNVDELLRDVDGVLVAGGFGERGVSGKIEAIRYARENNIPYLGICLGMQLALIEFARNVLGLEDANSVEFNKDCANPIIYLIDSFIDASGAKQLRTHQSPLGGTMRLGGYECDVKPNSLLAKTYENAKTIKERHRHRYEANPDYRASFEAAGMSVSGESNGLIEAVEIAKHPFFLGVQFHPEFTSRLTKPNPAILGFISACLDNKQC
- a CDS encoding DctP family TRAP transporter solute-binding subunit, with product MRYIFMIFALLLINLQAKEYVVKFSQVTAASTPKGKAAEYFAKRVNELSGGRIKVQVYHSAQLYNDDKVFVALKLNNVQIAVPSLAKFSPIVPEFALFDLPFLFRDLSHVRAATDGEAGKQLKAMIAKKGFVPFRYWDAGLKDFSSNDVPIITPKDAVGHKFRIQSSKVLEAQIKAMGASPQILPFSEVYSALSQGVVDATENPLSNFYNSKFYEVQNRLSLTQHGYLGSLVIVSAKFWRGLPDELKRAFTQAMDEATEYERAQTDVDNERMLNELKEYAASSKKLEIYELNEQQRKQWQEAMAVVYEQFEPVIGKELIELARQAK
- a CDS encoding DUF4492 domain-containing protein, translated to MFTKIFKFYLDGFRTMSLGRRLWAIIIIKLAVILGVLKLFIYDESLNTKFKTDAQKGDFVLESLTKDR
- a CDS encoding tetratricopeptide repeat protein produces the protein MGCGFVAKFYQNGQGVEQNEAKKYQFHKKACDIAPNNAIDCFNAGVAYDYGKYGFKQNKKEATRYYKLACENKKEINYEACYNLGNFYYNSEGVKQDISKAKYLYSLACNYVEAACYNLIK
- a CDS encoding lactate/malate family dehydrogenase encodes the protein MRLGILGAGNVGDSVAYVALSQGLARQILINDINQTRAKSVVADVNDARGFVVGFSECVLASLEELATCDIIVISTGKIVANADRLAELEYNKAQMLATVPAIMKAGFNGKFIVISNPCDIISYLVFKLSGLPYQSVIGTGTGLDSARLSLCLADKLNLATKSVNAVVLGEHGDSQFAAFSQSFIGQQRLDEYLAQSGAKLDLDAIEDEARQRGHEICAGKGCTQYGIANTANRLIRALKDDSDEIFCVSTLMQGEYGLEGLYVSTPCKIGADGVKEKIALSLNEAERKKLAHSAQIIKAKIAQLGL